A window of Bufo gargarizans mitochondrion, complete genome contains these coding sequences:
- the COX3 gene encoding cytochrome c oxidase subunit III (TAA stop codon is completed by the addition of 3' A residues to the mRNA): MAHQAHAFHMVDPSPWPLTGATAAFMLTTGLAMWFHYGSTWILLLGLTLMLLTMFQWWRDVVREGTFQGHHTTPVQKGLRYGMILFITSEVFFFIGFFWAFYNASLAPTFEVGECWPPAGISPLNPFEVPLLNTAVLLASGVTVTWAHHSIMQGNRKEAIQSLALTIVLGLYFTALQAMEYYEAPFTIADGIYGSTFFVATGFHGLHVIIGSLFLLTCLLRQINFHFTAQHHFGFEAAAWYWHFVDVVWLFLYVSIYWWGS; encoded by the coding sequence ATGGCACACCAAGCACACGCTTTTCACATAGTAGACCCCAGCCCATGACCACTTACAGGAGCAACAGCTGCCTTTATGCTAACAACTGGCCTGGCAATATGATTTCACTACGGATCAACTTGAATCCTGCTCCTTGGACTCACACTCATACTCTTAACCATATTCCAATGATGACGAGATGTTGTTCGAGAGGGTACATTCCAAGGACACCACACAACCCCAGTGCAAAAAGGCCTTCGTTACGGCATAATTCTATTTATTACCTCAGAAGTTTTCTTTTTTATTGGATTTTTTTGAGCATTCTATAACGCTAGCCTAGCCCCGACTTTTGAAGTTGGAGAATGCTGACCCCCGGCCGGGATTTCCCCACTAAACCCCTTCGAAGTGCCCCTCTTAAACACAGCAGTTCTTCTTGCCTCAGGGGTGACCGTCACCTGAGCCCACCATAGCATCATGCAGGGCAACCGCAAAGAAGCAATCCAATCATTAGCCCTAACCATCGTTTTAGGCCTCTACTTCACAGCCCTGCAAGCCATAGAATACTATGAAGCCCCCTTTACGATTGCAGACGGGATCTACGGCTCAACATTTTTCGTAGCCACGGGGTTCCATGGCCTCCATGTAATTATTGGTTCTCTATTTCTATTAACCTGCCTCTTACGACAAATTAATTTTCACTTTACTGCTCAACATCATTTTGGATTTGAAGCAGCCGCATGATATTGACATTTTGTCGATGTAGTTTGACTCTTCTTATATGTCTCAATTTACTGATGAGGCTCTT
- the ND3 gene encoding NADH dehydrogenase subunit 3 has protein sequence MTLFVILTLVIVSILASISFWLPTINSDSEKLSPYECGFDPLGSARLPYSMRFFLVAILFLLFDLEIALLLPTPWAAQLPYPTLSILLASVILILLTLGFVYEWLQGGLEWAE, from the coding sequence ATGACCCTATTTGTTATTCTTACCCTAGTAATTGTTTCAATTTTGGCCTCCATCAGCTTCTGATTGCCAACCATCAACTCAGACTCAGAAAAACTCTCACCTTATGAGTGCGGCTTCGACCCGCTAGGATCCGCCCGCCTCCCATACTCCATGCGATTCTTCCTAGTCGCCATTCTTTTTCTCCTCTTTGACCTAGAAATCGCCCTTCTCCTCCCCACCCCCTGAGCCGCACAACTTCCCTACCCCACCCTATCTATTCTTCTAGCATCAGTGATCTTAATTCTTTTAACCTTGGGATTTGTCTATGAGTGACTTCAAGGGGGCCTAGAATGAGCTGAGTAA
- the ND4L gene encoding NADH dehydrogenase subunit 4L, with protein sequence MMTNESWLLSSTFMLSLIGLSFHRAHLLSALLCLEGMMLSIFIGLGLWALKFALIAPLMYPIAMLTMSACEAGLGLSLMIATARTHGSDNLNTLNLLQC encoded by the coding sequence ATGATAACAAACGAATCCTGATTACTCTCCTCCACATTTATGTTAAGCCTTATTGGCCTATCATTTCACCGAGCGCACCTGCTTTCAGCCTTGCTCTGCCTAGAGGGCATGATACTCTCAATCTTCATCGGCCTAGGCCTCTGGGCCCTAAAATTTGCTCTAATCGCCCCCCTAATGTATCCTATTGCCATGCTAACTATATCTGCATGTGAAGCGGGCCTAGGCCTTTCCCTGATAATCGCCACTGCTCGGACCCACGGCTCAGACAATTTAAATACCCTAAACCTCCTGCAATGCTAA
- the ND4 gene encoding NADH dehydrogenase subunit 4 produces MLMVVIPLATLLLSAWLAPAKRLWEIITTQSLIIAVMSTTWLMTQETSPFLNNYFTIDEISSPLLVLTCWLTAPTLLASQSKLSKEPISRQRAYIFTIIMLQVTTLLAFLADNMILFFIMFEATMIPTLIVITRWGAQKERMLAGTYLIFYTLFGSMALLTALLYFHETFGTMSISLAKSFSANYTLSTCSLTWWLACLIAFLVKMPLYGVHLWLPKAHVEAPIAGSMILAGTLLKLGGYGILRMNAFITDSFTPLAQPLIVFSLFGVLLSAILCSRQTDLKSLIAFSSVSHMGLVIAASMIKTEWSIAGSMVLMISHGLVSSALFCLANTSYERTNSRTLILLQGTQIIFPLAAAWWLLATLMNLALPPSPNFIGEMSILTSLFQWSNMTLTLTGLGIIFTTAYSLYMFWSSQREHLPSHLNYLPPTHTREHILLALHILPALLLMLKPTLMF; encoded by the coding sequence ATGCTAATAGTTGTTATCCCCCTTGCCACCCTCCTCCTCTCAGCCTGACTGGCCCCCGCAAAGCGGTTGTGAGAAATTATCACAACCCAGTCCTTAATTATTGCTGTTATGTCAACAACCTGGTTAATAACTCAAGAAACTAGCCCATTTTTAAACAACTATTTCACTATTGACGAAATTTCGTCACCACTTCTAGTCTTAACTTGCTGACTCACCGCTCCAACACTCCTGGCTAGCCAAAGTAAATTGTCTAAAGAGCCAATTTCACGACAACGAGCTTATATTTTTACCATTATTATACTTCAAGTCACAACTCTCCTGGCATTTTTAGCAGATAATATAATTTTATTTTTTATTATGTTCGAAGCCACAATAATTCCAACCTTAATTGTAATTACTCGATGAGGTGCCCAAAAAGAACGCATGTTAGCCGGAACTTACCTAATTTTTTACACCTTATTCGGTTCCATGGCCCTTCTCACTGCCCTTTTGTACTTTCACGAAACCTTTGGAACTATATCAATCTCACTAGCAAAATCTTTCTCCGCAAACTACACCCTGTCGACCTGCTCACTGACCTGATGGCTTGCTTGTCTTATTGCCTTCTTAGTCAAAATACCCCTATATGGCGTCCACCTTTGGCTACCTAAGGCGCATGTCGAAGCCCCTATCGCCGGGTCTATGATCTTGGCAGGAACCCTCCTTAAACTAGGCGGGTATGGAATCCTGCGAATAAACGCCTTCATTACTGACTCCTTTACACCCCTGGCCCAACCACTTATTGTCTTCTCCCTATTTGGTGTGCTCCTTTCAGCAATTCTATGCTCCCGTCAAACGGACCTAAAATCCCTAATTGCATTTTCATCCGTAAGTCACATGGGTCTAGTTATTGCCGCATCAATAATTAAGACAGAGTGAAGCATCGCCGGATCAATAGTATTAATGATTTCCCACGGCCTTGTCTCCTCAGCCCTTTTTTGCCTAGCTAACACCTCATATGAACGAACCAACTCCCGCACCTTAATCCTGCTTCAAGGAACCCAAATTATTTTTCCACTAGCTGCAGCATGGTGGCTCCTCGCTACTCTCATAAACCTAGCCCTCCCACCCTCCCCAAACTTCATTGGAGAAATATCAATTTTAACATCACTATTCCAGTGATCCAACATAACACTTACCCTTACAGGGTTAGGCATCATCTTTACAACTGCCTATTCCTTGTACATATTCTGGTCCTCACAACGAGAGCACCTTCCATCCCACTTAAACTACCTACCTCCTACACACACCCGAGAACACATCCTCCTTGCCCTTCACATTCTCCCTGCCCTCCTTCTAATGCTCAAACCTACCCTTATATTCTAA
- the ND5 gene encoding NADH dehydrogenase subunit 5 (TAA stop codon is completed by the addition of 3' A residues to the mRNA), whose translation MSFPTIALTSYLISMLSLIVPLLNPNSTDFHSKTKTAIKTAFLVSLIPAILMINENSQPAAISWKWFNILMTPFNLTIQLDQYSILFIPIALMVSWSIIEYSLWYMHNDIKTQLFFKYLLIFLLAMMLLVSAGNLLMLFIGWEGVGIMSYLLIGWYFTRSNAGAAALQAVLYNRIGDIGFLFAMFWLISSYDSIDLNFIFSMESPTPLLLAFIIAAASKSAQFGLHPWLASAMEGPTPVSALLHSSTMVVAGVFLLIRIHPLIKDNQTALTTCLCLGAISTVFAATCALTQNDIKKIIAYSTSSQLGLMVVAIGLNMPHLAFFHICTHAFFKAMLFLCSGSIIHSLNDEQDIRKMGGLQKTLPFTTMCMTIGSLALMGTPYLAGFFSKDAIIEAINTSNVNAWALTLTIIATSFTAVYSLRVIFFASLDHPRFPPTSSINENNPTMINPIKRLAIGSIIAGFLLNQVIIPSSPMTMTMPTYLKITAIAVTILGFLIALDLANISWTKSPKQTNTSKTINTSFYPTTIHRLLPSYAMDMSLRISSHLIDTLWLEKIGPKGLAELQLPPIMKNQEIQRGQIKTYLTIFIFTAILCLIV comes from the coding sequence ATGAGCTTCCCAACAATTGCACTAACATCCTACTTAATCAGCATACTATCCCTTATTGTCCCCCTTCTGAATCCTAACTCAACAGATTTTCACTCAAAGACAAAAACCGCCATTAAAACAGCCTTCCTCGTCTCATTAATCCCTGCCATCTTAATAATTAATGAAAACTCCCAACCTGCCGCAATTTCATGAAAATGATTTAATATTTTAATAACCCCATTCAACCTGACCATTCAACTTGATCAATACTCTATCCTCTTCATTCCAATTGCCCTAATAGTCTCATGGAGCATTATTGAATATTCCCTCTGATACATGCATAATGATATTAAGACCCAACTCTTTTTTAAATATCTTCTTATCTTCTTACTAGCAATAATACTTTTAGTATCAGCTGGGAACTTGCTAATGCTATTTATTGGATGGGAGGGGGTCGGAATTATGTCTTACCTCCTCATCGGCTGATACTTCACGCGAAGCAATGCTGGTGCAGCCGCACTTCAGGCGGTCCTTTATAATCGAATTGGGGATATCGGATTTCTATTTGCCATATTCTGACTAATCTCCTCCTACGATTCTATTGACCTAAACTTTATCTTTTCAATGGAAAGCCCCACCCCCCTTCTTCTAGCCTTCATTATTGCAGCCGCCAGCAAATCAGCTCAATTTGGCCTCCACCCCTGACTTGCTTCCGCTATAGAAGGTCCCACCCCAGTATCTGCCCTACTACACTCCAGCACAATAGTTGTTGCCGGAGTATTTCTTCTCATTCGCATCCACCCCTTAATTAAAGATAATCAAACTGCCCTAACCACCTGCCTATGCTTAGGGGCCATTTCAACTGTATTTGCAGCCACATGTGCCCTGACCCAAAATGACATCAAAAAGATTATTGCCTACTCAACATCAAGTCAACTTGGTCTAATAGTGGTAGCAATTGGCCTAAACATGCCTCACCTAGCGTTTTTCCACATCTGCACCCACGCCTTTTTTAAAGCAATACTATTCTTATGCTCAGGATCCATCATCCACAGCCTAAATGATGAACAGGATATTCGAAAAATGGGGGGCTTACAAAAAACCCTACCATTTACAACCATATGTATAACAATCGGTAGCCTAGCCCTTATGGGAACCCCCTACCTCGCAGGCTTTTTCTCAAAAGACGCAATTATTGAAGCAATCAACACCTCCAACGTAAATGCATGAGCCCTTACACTGACTATTATCGCCACCTCGTTCACAGCTGTGTACAGCTTACGGGTGATCTTCTTTGCATCTTTAGACCACCCTCGATTCCCCCCTACCTCCTCTATCAACGAAAACAACCCCACTATAATTAATCCAATCAAACGTCTTGCCATTGGCAGCATTATTGCTGGCTTTCTGCTAAATCAAGTGATCATCCCATCCTCACCAATAACTATAACAATACCAACCTACCTTAAAATTACTGCAATCGCAGTGACTATCCTAGGCTTCCTCATTGCCCTAGACTTAGCCAACATCTCCTGAACAAAATCACCTAAACAAACTAACACATCCAAGACAATCAACACCTCCTTCTACCCTACCACTATTCATCGGCTCCTCCCCTCCTACGCCATAGACATAAGCCTGCGCATCTCATCTCACTTGATCGATACCCTCTGACTAGAAAAAATTGGACCAAAAGGCCTAGCAGAACTCCAACTGCCCCCAATTATAAAAAATCAAGAAATCCAACGGGGACAAATTAAAACTTACCTCACCATCTTTATCTTCACCGCTATTTTATGCTTAATTGTCT
- the ND6 gene encoding NADH dehydrogenase subunit 6: MTVLFELGLIVGLLAVASNPSPYYAALGLVGSAGAGCLILMDGGASFLCLVLFLVYLGGMMVVFAYSAALVAEPYPEAWGGGVVWSYIVVYTVLLGVWWVVGGVNNQVEVVDAVGVYAGDWYGVAMMFFWGGGVLMAVGWALLLTLFAVLEVVRGHYGGVLRAV, translated from the coding sequence ATGACTGTATTATTCGAGCTTGGGTTGATTGTCGGGCTGTTGGCGGTGGCTTCTAACCCATCTCCCTATTATGCTGCCCTAGGGTTGGTGGGCTCCGCTGGGGCGGGGTGTTTGATTTTGATAGATGGGGGGGCTTCTTTTTTATGCTTGGTCTTGTTTTTGGTTTACTTGGGTGGAATAATGGTAGTTTTTGCTTATTCTGCGGCTTTGGTGGCCGAGCCGTACCCTGAGGCTTGGGGTGGGGGGGTCGTTTGGTCGTACATTGTTGTGTACACAGTGTTGTTAGGAGTGTGATGAGTTGTAGGCGGTGTCAATAATCAGGTGGAGGTGGTGGATGCTGTCGGGGTTTACGCGGGGGACTGGTATGGGGTAGCAATGATATTTTTTTGAGGCGGGGGGGTATTGATAGCAGTCGGATGAGCTTTATTATTAACATTATTTGCGGTATTAGAGGTAGTTCGGGGCCATTATGGTGGGGTCTTGCGAGCCGTAAGA